One bacterium DNA segment encodes these proteins:
- the fabZ gene encoding 3-hydroxyacyl-ACP dehydratase FabZ — protein MTEELKSEEKLSFDILGIMKLLPHRYPFLLVDRITECVPGKYIKGYKNITMNEDLFNGHFPNNPIFPGVLQIEALAQISACTLLVMPEYQGKLVLFAGIDGVRFKKVVRPGDKLEFHVEVTKIRGPFGKTKCVASVDGEVACEAELMCALQ, from the coding sequence ATGACAGAAGAATTAAAATCAGAAGAAAAATTAAGTTTTGATATTTTAGGAATTATGAAATTACTTCCTCACAGATACCCGTTTCTTCTCGTGGATAGAATCACTGAATGCGTTCCGGGGAAATATATCAAAGGCTACAAAAACATAACAATGAATGAAGATTTATTCAACGGACATTTTCCAAATAATCCGATTTTCCCGGGAGTTTTGCAAATTGAAGCTTTAGCCCAGATTAGTGCATGTACACTGCTTGTAATGCCGGAATATCAAGGCAAATTAGTCTTATTTGCAGGAATTGACGGAGTAAGATTCAAAAAAGTAGTAAGACCGGGAGATAAACTCGAATTTCATGTTGAAGTTACCAAAATCAGAGGTCCTTTCGGAAAAACAAAATGCGTAGCTTCTGTAGATGGCGAAGTTGCCTGTGAAGCAGAACTTATGTGCGCATTGCAATAA
- a CDS encoding UDP-3-O-acyl-N-acetylglucosamine deacetylase → MTTLIKEINISGKTLMAGKESTVKLVPSKNTGIRFFVQGDENPIIASPFNVVSSENCIVLSNNISKIMLVEHFMAACAFAGIDSLDVHVSFSEMPILDGSSLKWFELFQKAGIKDTFMDDLISLKEPVFYSENDTSLVAIPAEKFKITYCINFDHPDLKNRWVSFDLKQNKLKILEARTFGYVKDLEKFQHMGLALGVSIENTVGLTGKGYTTALKSEYEPLKHKILDLIGDLNLLPFNPLNLKAHVIAKESGHKSHIELAKKISILMEKVQ, encoded by the coding sequence ATGACAACGCTAATTAAAGAGATTAATATATCAGGAAAAACATTAATGGCAGGCAAAGAAAGCACTGTAAAGCTTGTTCCCTCAAAAAATACAGGGATAAGATTTTTTGTGCAAGGAGATGAAAACCCAATAATAGCCAGCCCTTTTAATGTTGTTTCTTCCGAAAACTGCATAGTTCTATCAAATAATATATCCAAAATAATGCTGGTAGAACATTTTATGGCAGCATGCGCTTTTGCAGGTATTGATTCACTGGATGTGCATGTTTCCTTCTCAGAAATGCCGATTCTTGACGGAAGTTCATTAAAATGGTTCGAGCTTTTCCAGAAAGCCGGAATTAAAGATACATTTATGGACGATTTAATATCACTGAAAGAACCTGTTTTTTATTCTGAAAATGATACATCACTTGTTGCTATACCCGCGGAAAAATTCAAAATTACCTACTGTATTAATTTTGACCATCCTGATTTAAAAAACAGATGGGTTAGTTTTGATCTTAAACAAAATAAATTAAAAATCTTAGAAGCAAGAACATTTGGATATGTTAAAGATTTGGAAAAATTTCAGCATATGGGACTTGCTTTGGGCGTAAGTATTGAAAACACAGTAGGGCTCACTGGCAAGGGCTATACAACCGCATTAAAATCAGAATATGAACCGTTAAAACACAAAATTTTGGATTTAATAGGCGATTTAAACCTGTTACCTTTTAATCCGTTAAACTTAAAAGCACACGTAATCGCTAAAGAATCTGGTCATAAATCACATATCGAACTGGCAAAGAAAATTAGTATATTAATGGAGAAAGTACAATGA
- a CDS encoding UDP-3-O-(3-hydroxymyristoyl)glucosamine N-acyltransferase, translating into MGKSYQETKTYRISELNSIIGGILNQVGEDTEIKRLSPPKSADESTLALALTEEELANLAFTKAKAAVVPIGAGIENISTIEVEKTRLAMMKLLHLYAIPVDAPVGIHEKATIDPEAQIGQNVSIGPNVVVGRGAVIGDNTKLVANVYIGKFVEVGNNCLFYPGVNIGDFAQIGNNVIIHHGTSIAADGFSFVTEKPNNVETAKQQGNVEGDFSQQTIFKIPSLGSVTISDDVEIGANVCIDKGTVENTFVGKGTKIDNLAMIGHNCKIGRNCLIVSQVGISGSVEIGDRVVLAGQVGIADHVNIGADSIIMAQSGVSKSFPEKSIVIGSPAMYRKEFARQMKTISDAKKFIEEFKTLKNEIEEFKKGL; encoded by the coding sequence AAAATCATATCAAGAAACTAAAACATATAGAATTTCTGAATTAAACAGTATAATCGGCGGTATTCTTAATCAAGTCGGTGAAGATACTGAAATAAAACGTCTTTCGCCTCCAAAATCAGCAGATGAAAGTACTCTTGCACTAGCATTAACAGAAGAAGAGTTAGCTAATCTGGCTTTCACAAAAGCAAAAGCCGCGGTTGTTCCTATTGGAGCAGGAATAGAAAATATTTCTACTATAGAAGTAGAAAAAACAAGACTTGCAATGATGAAATTACTGCACTTGTATGCAATTCCGGTTGATGCACCTGTAGGAATTCATGAAAAAGCAACTATAGATCCTGAAGCACAAATAGGACAAAATGTTTCGATAGGTCCTAATGTTGTAGTCGGCAGAGGAGCTGTAATAGGCGACAATACAAAGCTTGTGGCGAATGTTTATATAGGAAAGTTCGTAGAAGTCGGTAATAATTGCCTGTTTTATCCCGGTGTAAATATTGGGGACTTTGCACAAATCGGCAATAACGTAATAATTCACCACGGAACAAGCATAGCTGCTGATGGATTCAGCTTTGTTACAGAAAAACCAAATAACGTTGAAACCGCAAAACAGCAAGGAAATGTTGAAGGGGATTTTTCACAGCAAACAATTTTCAAAATTCCTTCACTTGGCTCAGTAACAATAAGCGATGATGTTGAAATCGGTGCAAATGTCTGTATAGACAAAGGTACAGTCGAAAACACTTTTGTGGGAAAAGGAACGAAAATAGACAATCTTGCAATGATAGGACACAACTGCAAAATTGGAAGAAATTGTTTGATAGTTTCACAGGTCGGAATTTCCGGCAGTGTTGAAATTGGAGACAGAGTTGTACTTGCTGGACAGGTCGGTATTGCCGATCATGTAAATATTGGAGCAGACTCGATAATTATGGCGCAGTCAGGAGTCAGCAAGAGTTTCCCCGAAAAAAGTATTGTTATTGGCTCACCTGCGATGTACAGAAAAGAATTTGCAAGACAGATGAAAACCATCAGCGATGCAAAGAAATTTATTGAAGAATTTAAAACCCTGAAAAATGAAATAGAAGAATTTAAAAAAGGTCTTTAA